A window from Pseudomonas moraviensis encodes these proteins:
- a CDS encoding multidrug transporter: MFIGILLVITWLILLLRYPAKALPVSVAAAIGLGFVAMWVVWLDNREIKQLARLELRIAYAPEQCPADRPLQLKMNNRNDVPLTELRWRIAAYAPGDTVNLADNQYTAPRYRGPGELQAGATWEDCLPLPPLRPGYRPQSLEFRAEHLQGSFSD, encoded by the coding sequence ATGTTCATCGGCATCCTGCTGGTCATCACCTGGTTGATCCTGCTGCTGCGCTATCCGGCCAAGGCCTTGCCGGTTTCGGTGGCGGCGGCAATCGGGCTGGGTTTTGTGGCCATGTGGGTGGTGTGGCTGGACAACCGCGAGATCAAGCAACTCGCGCGCCTGGAACTGCGCATCGCTTACGCTCCCGAACAATGCCCGGCCGACCGTCCGCTGCAATTGAAAATGAACAACCGCAACGACGTGCCGTTGACCGAACTGCGTTGGCGCATCGCTGCCTATGCGCCGGGCGATACGGTCAACCTGGCGGACAATCAATACACAGCCCCGCGTTATCGCGGCCCCGGCGAACTGCAGGCCGGCGCCACGTGGGAGGACTGCTTGCCACTGCCGCCGCTGCGCCCCGGCTATCGCCCGCAAAGCCTGGAGTTTCGCGCCGAGCACTTGCAGGGCAGTTTCTCCGACTGA
- a CDS encoding mannose-1-phosphate guanylyltransferase/mannose-6-phosphate isomerase, protein MIPVILSGGSGSRLWPLSRKQFPKQFLALTGEHTLFQQTLERLVFEGMDTPIVVCNKEHRFIVNEQLAARNLECQRILMEPFGRNTSPAVALTAMMLVNEGRDELMLVLPADHVLEDQKALQRALALATVAAENGEMVLFGVPATKPETGYGYIKSTADSLLPEGVSRVSHFVEKPDVKRATEYVESGGYYWNSGMFLFRASRFLEELKKHDPDIYDTCLLTLERSQQDADSVTFDEATFACCPDNSIDYSVMEKTQRACVVPLTAGWSDVGCWSSLWEVNEKDANGNVSKGDVVIQDSKNCMIHGNGKLVSVIGLENIVVVETKDAMMIAHKDKVQGVKQMVNTLNEQGRSETQNHCEVYRPWGSYDSVDMGGRFQVKHISVKPGACLSLQMHHHRAEHWIVVSGTAEVTCDENVFLLTENQSTYIPIASVHRLRNPGKIPLEIIEVQSGSYLGEDDIERFEDIYGRSTPVERGVSVKTIAQ, encoded by the coding sequence ATGATTCCGGTGATCTTGTCAGGTGGTAGCGGTTCGCGTCTGTGGCCTCTTTCGCGCAAGCAATTCCCCAAGCAATTCCTCGCCCTGACCGGCGAACACACCCTGTTCCAGCAAACCCTCGAGCGCCTGGTGTTCGAAGGTATGGACACGCCGATCGTGGTCTGCAACAAAGAGCACCGTTTCATCGTCAACGAGCAACTGGCCGCCCGCAATCTGGAATGCCAGCGCATCCTGATGGAACCGTTCGGCCGCAACACTTCGCCGGCCGTGGCCCTGACCGCGATGATGCTGGTCAATGAAGGTCGCGACGAACTGATGCTGGTGCTGCCGGCCGACCACGTGCTGGAAGACCAGAAAGCCCTGCAACGCGCCCTGGCCCTGGCCACCGTCGCGGCGGAAAACGGCGAAATGGTCCTGTTCGGCGTGCCGGCGACCAAACCGGAAACCGGCTACGGCTACATCAAGTCCACCGCTGATTCGCTGCTGCCCGAAGGCGTCAGCCGTGTCTCGCACTTCGTCGAAAAACCGGACGTGAAGCGCGCCACCGAGTACGTCGAATCCGGCGGTTACTACTGGAACAGCGGCATGTTCCTGTTCCGCGCCAGCCGCTTCCTCGAAGAACTGAAAAAACACGATCCGGACATCTACGACACCTGCCTGCTGACCCTCGAGCGCAGCCAGCAGGACGCCGACAGCGTCACGTTCGATGAAGCCACCTTCGCTTGCTGCCCGGACAACTCCATCGACTACTCGGTGATGGAAAAGACCCAGCGCGCCTGCGTGGTGCCGCTGACTGCAGGCTGGAGCGATGTCGGTTGCTGGTCGTCGCTATGGGAAGTCAACGAAAAAGACGCCAACGGCAACGTCAGCAAAGGCGACGTGGTGATTCAGGACAGCAAGAACTGCATGATCCACGGCAACGGCAAACTGGTTTCGGTAATCGGTCTGGAAAACATCGTCGTGGTCGAAACCAAGGACGCGATGATGATCGCCCACAAGGACAAGGTCCAGGGCGTCAAGCAGATGGTCAACACGCTCAACGAGCAGGGCCGCAGCGAAACCCAGAACCATTGCGAAGTGTATCGTCCGTGGGGCTCGTATGACTCGGTGGACATGGGCGGGCGTTTCCAGGTCAAGCACATCTCGGTCAAGCCGGGCGCGTGCCTGTCGCTGCAAATGCACCACCACCGCGCCGAACACTGGATCGTGGTCAGCGGCACCGCCGAAGTGACCTGCGACGAGAACGTGTTCCTGCTCACTGAAAACCAGTCGACCTACATCCCGATCGCCTCGGTGCACCGCCTGCGCAACCCGGGCAAGATCCCTCTGGAAATCATCGAAGTGCAATCGGGCAGCTACCTGGGCGAAGACGATATCGAGCGTTTCGAAGATATCTACGGCCGCTCCACCCCGGTCGAGCGCGGCGTCTCGGTGAAAACCATCGCGCAGTAA
- a CDS encoding alginate O-acetyltransferase AlgF, which yields MTFTTTPRRLAKSFALVAGLSVLSVPAFAGGDAALYGPTAPKGSTFVRVYNASNAEVSATVGSTSLSDIAPLASSDFSFMPGGDYSAKIGSQTLPVKLAGDHYYTLVNNASGAPQLIEEPPFKNKQKSLVRVQNLSDKPLTLKTADGKTEVVPNVAAKGRGEREINPVKVSLALYEGDKKVGDVKPVALERGEAAVLYVTGNGSNLSPVWVKRPVSTR from the coding sequence ATGACTTTCACTACTACTCCTCGTCGTCTCGCTAAAAGCTTCGCACTGGTTGCTGGCCTCAGCGTGCTTTCCGTCCCAGCCTTCGCCGGTGGCGATGCTGCACTGTACGGCCCGACCGCGCCGAAAGGCTCGACCTTCGTACGTGTCTACAACGCCAGCAACGCTGAAGTCAGCGCCACTGTCGGCAGCACCAGCCTGAGCGATATCGCGCCACTGGCCAGCAGCGACTTCAGCTTCATGCCGGGCGGCGACTACAGCGCCAAGATCGGCAGCCAGACCCTGCCGGTGAAACTCGCCGGTGACCACTACTACACCCTGGTCAACAACGCTTCCGGCGCGCCACAACTGATCGAAGAACCACCGTTCAAGAACAAGCAGAAATCCCTGGTGCGCGTGCAGAACCTCAGCGACAAGCCGCTGACCCTGAAGACCGCCGACGGCAAGACCGAAGTGGTGCCGAACGTCGCGGCCAAGGGCCGTGGCGAACGTGAAATCAACCCGGTGAAAGTCAGCCTGGCGCTGTACGAAGGCGACAAGAAAGTCGGCGACGTAAAACCGGTCGCGCTGGAGCGTGGTGAGGCAGCCGTGCTGTACGTCACCGGCAACGGCAGCAACCTGTCGCCAGTCTGGGTAAAACGCCCGGTGTCGACTCGCTAA
- a CDS encoding alginate O-acetyltransferase: MTRSLRIFYIALFLVTLLVLGLWSVRSFFGFSTNADATVLNGRWTKAVETHYDDEFPIKRLGTNLWAALDFKLFNEGRPGVVLGRDQWLYSDEEFNPIVNEEQNLQGNYALVEGVRQTLKEKGVKLVMAIVPAKVRLYPEHLGEVKPASIHQNLYQDFHARVAADKILAPDLLGPLQQAKQNGEQVFLRTDTHWTPEGAEIAANTLAKTIAEKFPLSGEPQRFVTTPAEKVTHKGDLRLFLPLDPLFENMMPAPEPLLKRNTVAAEQPAGDDALFANSEVPVALIGTSYSANPNWNFVGALKQALHSDVVNYAEDGHGPILPMLSYLKSDDFKNSPPQVLIWEFPERYLPVNNEIGDADPQWVAELKQAGARQQNVAINTKSETPDRAQN, encoded by the coding sequence ATGACCCGCTCATTACGCATCTTCTACATCGCCCTGTTCCTGGTGACGCTGTTGGTCCTGGGCCTGTGGTCGGTTCGCAGCTTCTTCGGCTTCAGCACCAACGCCGATGCGACGGTGCTCAACGGCCGCTGGACGAAGGCGGTGGAAACCCACTATGACGATGAATTCCCGATCAAGCGTCTGGGCACCAACCTCTGGGCCGCGCTGGATTTCAAACTGTTCAACGAAGGTCGTCCGGGCGTCGTGCTCGGCCGCGACCAGTGGTTGTACAGCGATGAGGAATTCAACCCGATCGTCAACGAAGAGCAGAACCTGCAAGGCAACTACGCGCTGGTCGAAGGCGTGCGCCAGACCCTGAAAGAGAAAGGCGTGAAACTGGTGATGGCGATCGTGCCGGCCAAGGTGCGTCTGTACCCGGAGCATCTGGGTGAAGTGAAGCCTGCGAGCATTCACCAGAACCTGTATCAGGATTTCCACGCCCGTGTCGCTGCCGACAAGATCCTCGCCCCTGACCTGCTCGGCCCGCTGCAACAGGCCAAGCAGAATGGTGAGCAAGTGTTCCTGCGCACCGACACCCACTGGACCCCGGAAGGCGCCGAAATCGCGGCCAACACGCTGGCGAAGACCATTGCCGAGAAATTCCCGCTGAGCGGCGAGCCACAGCGCTTCGTCACCACGCCAGCTGAGAAGGTCACGCACAAGGGCGATCTGCGTCTGTTCCTGCCGCTCGATCCGCTGTTCGAAAACATGATGCCGGCGCCTGAGCCTCTGCTCAAACGCAACACCGTGGCCGCCGAGCAACCTGCCGGTGACGACGCCCTGTTCGCCAACAGCGAAGTACCGGTGGCACTGATCGGCACCAGCTACAGCGCCAACCCCAACTGGAACTTCGTCGGTGCGCTCAAGCAAGCGCTGCACAGCGACGTCGTCAACTACGCCGAAGACGGCCACGGCCCGATTCTGCCAATGCTCAGCTACCTGAAAAGCGATGACTTCAAGAACAGCCCGCCACAAGTGCTGATCTGGGAGTTTCCTGAACGATATCTGCCTGTGAACAACGAAATCGGCGACGCCGACCCACAGTGGGTCGCAGAGCTCAAACAAGCCGGCGCCCGCCAACAAAACGTAGCCATCAACACTAAATCCGAGACGCCCGATCGGGCGCAAAACTGA